One Myxococcales bacterium DNA segment encodes these proteins:
- a CDS encoding SRPBCC domain-containing protein: MSAKTTRRFFSRETEVEVDIHAAAATVWALLTDGAAYPRWTATVVSLEGKIAVGERLKLRSSLDPKRTFTLKVRVCEAQERLVWGDAMGQRTYELASSAPGVVRFRMHEKIGGPIFPLFASMIPPFDESFDRFAADLKKEAETRAHDGAPRGEPAGSA; the protein is encoded by the coding sequence ATGAGCGCAAAGACGACGCGACGGTTCTTCTCTCGCGAAACAGAAGTTGAGGTCGATATCCACGCCGCGGCGGCCACCGTTTGGGCGCTGCTCACAGACGGGGCCGCGTATCCGCGATGGACCGCCACCGTGGTCTCGCTCGAAGGGAAGATCGCCGTCGGCGAGAGACTCAAGCTCCGTTCGAGCCTCGACCCGAAACGAACGTTCACGCTCAAGGTGCGGGTGTGCGAGGCGCAAGAGCGCCTCGTCTGGGGCGACGCGATGGGGCAGCGGACGTACGAGCTCGCGTCCTCCGCGCCGGGCGTCGTTCGCTTTCGCATGCACGAGAAGATCGGAGGGCCGATCTTCCCCCTGTTCGCGAGCATGATTCCGCCCTTCGACGAGTCCTTCGATCGCTTCGCCGCCGACCTCAAGAAGGAAGCCGAGACGCGCGCCCACGACGGGGCGCCACGAGGCGAGCCTGCGGGGTCCGCGTAA
- a CDS encoding winged helix-turn-helix transcriptional regulator, whose translation MKEAPRLNLAFAALADPTRRAILARLAKGEATVSELAQPFGLRQPTISKHLRVLEEAGLIRQARDAQRRPRRLVVGGPLKDVDAWLGPFRAQWERRFDNLDSYLNKLNEKPRRKR comes from the coding sequence ATGAAGGAAGCGCCCCGCCTCAACCTCGCCTTTGCGGCCCTCGCCGATCCCACGCGGCGTGCGATCTTGGCGCGCCTCGCCAAGGGCGAAGCCACCGTGTCGGAGCTCGCCCAGCCCTTTGGCCTGCGGCAGCCCACCATCTCCAAGCACCTGCGGGTCCTCGAGGAGGCAGGGCTCATTCGCCAAGCTAGAGACGCGCAGCGGCGGCCTCGGCGCCTCGTCGTCGGCGGGCCTCTCAAAGACGTCGACGCCTGGCTTGGTCCCTTTCGTGCGCAATGGGAGCGCCGCTTCGACAACTTGGATTCGTACTTGAACAAGCTCAACGAAAAGCCGCGACGAAAGCGGTAG
- a CDS encoding sigma-70 family RNA polymerase sigma factor: MVADVRPELHRYCARLTGSVIEGEDIVQDTLAKAFYALSLSPDVPPLRPWLFRIAHNAAVDFLKSHGRKYVELFAELDDIAGFEDKADPAVVRAALARFLALPVAQRSAVILKDVLGHSLEETAETMGTTVMAVKAALVRGRRKLLEPEEEHGDTASLARTELDRYATLFNARDWDGVRALVGDDCRLDLVSKSQRRGKAVGMYFGRYEKEDVALRVVRLEGQLAFAAHVAGAERPAYFILLEFAGGRVSAIRDFRYVPYIVADAEFEPA; this comes from the coding sequence ATGGTCGCGGACGTGCGCCCGGAGCTTCATCGGTACTGCGCGCGGCTCACGGGCTCTGTGATCGAGGGCGAGGACATCGTTCAAGACACCCTCGCGAAGGCCTTCTACGCGCTCAGTCTCTCGCCCGACGTGCCGCCGCTCAGGCCGTGGCTGTTCCGCATCGCCCACAACGCGGCGGTCGACTTCTTGAAGAGCCACGGGCGAAAGTACGTGGAGCTCTTCGCGGAGCTCGACGACATCGCCGGCTTTGAAGACAAGGCCGACCCGGCGGTAGTTCGCGCGGCGCTCGCGCGCTTTCTTGCGCTCCCGGTCGCGCAACGGAGCGCCGTGATCTTGAAGGACGTGTTGGGGCACTCGCTCGAGGAGACCGCCGAGACCATGGGGACCACGGTCATGGCCGTCAAAGCTGCGCTCGTTCGTGGCCGCAGGAAGCTCCTCGAGCCCGAAGAGGAACACGGCGATACGGCCAGCTTGGCCCGGACCGAACTCGATCGCTACGCGACGCTGTTTAACGCGCGCGACTGGGATGGTGTGCGCGCTCTCGTCGGCGATGACTGCCGGCTCGATCTTGTGTCCAAGTCGCAGCGCCGCGGCAAGGCCGTCGGCATGTACTTCGGCCGGTACGAGAAAGAAGACGTCGCCCTTCGCGTGGTGCGCCTCGAGGGGCAGCTCGCCTTCGCAGCCCATGTGGCTGGGGCGGAGCGGCCTGCCTACTTCATCCTGCTGGAGTTCGCGGGTGGCCGCGTGAGCGCGATTCGAGACTTCCGCTACGTGCCCTACATCGTGGCGGACGCTGAGTTCGAGCCCGCGTAG
- a CDS encoding alkaline phosphatase family protein, translated as MPSLSLLPFVRSFPLALLVGLGALGACSSSESTPSPAASGDGGADATAALTPEQLKVARAACELPAGATVEATLGAAAAAQAAKMPIEHVIVLMRENRSFDHYFGALPKAGQPDIETWPATFTNKDKAGVDVAPFHADTTCFKADPPHQWDGMHKQWNEGKMDGFLTNAGATTTGDGHYAIAYFDQTDLPFYYFLANTYAISDRMFSSVLSGTFANRNYLLLGSSYGIKNTLVDGYPTGKRTIFDALDEKGVTWGVYTPTEPLEGTLGWEKDHKGVASVDAFLKALGDGTLPSVSFVDSTENVDDEHPPADVQKGEAWTRSIYEAATKSPLWAKTAIFLVWDESGGLFDHVPPPKACPPSPDQAEFNQLGIRVPLLVLSPWAKKHFVSHEQHEHTSILRFIEARWGLPALTARDANSDALLDMFDFSGAPMLTPPAAPAAGTGGCK; from the coding sequence ATGCCCTCTCTCTCTCTCCTTCCCTTCGTCCGCTCGTTCCCCCTGGCTCTCCTCGTAGGACTGGGCGCGCTCGGCGCTTGCAGCTCTTCGGAATCCACGCCCTCGCCAGCGGCATCCGGCGACGGCGGTGCCGACGCAACGGCGGCCCTCACGCCTGAGCAGCTAAAGGTCGCGCGGGCCGCGTGCGAGCTGCCTGCCGGCGCAACTGTCGAGGCAACCCTTGGCGCGGCGGCGGCGGCGCAGGCGGCGAAGATGCCCATCGAGCATGTCATCGTGCTCATGCGTGAGAACCGCTCCTTCGACCACTACTTCGGCGCCCTCCCGAAGGCCGGCCAGCCGGACATCGAGACGTGGCCGGCCACCTTCACCAACAAGGACAAGGCCGGCGTCGATGTGGCGCCGTTCCACGCCGACACCACGTGCTTCAAGGCCGATCCGCCGCACCAGTGGGACGGCATGCACAAGCAGTGGAACGAAGGGAAGATGGACGGCTTCTTGACGAACGCCGGCGCGACCACGACGGGCGATGGCCACTACGCCATCGCGTACTTCGATCAGACGGACCTGCCGTTTTACTACTTCCTCGCGAACACCTACGCGATCTCCGATCGCATGTTTTCGTCGGTTCTCTCGGGGACGTTTGCAAACCGCAACTACCTGCTCCTCGGCAGCTCCTACGGCATCAAGAACACGCTCGTGGACGGCTATCCCACGGGCAAGCGGACGATCTTCGATGCGCTCGACGAAAAGGGCGTGACGTGGGGCGTCTACACGCCCACCGAGCCGCTCGAAGGCACCCTCGGCTGGGAGAAAGACCACAAGGGCGTGGCGAGCGTCGACGCCTTTCTCAAGGCCCTCGGCGACGGCACGCTGCCGAGCGTCTCGTTCGTCGACTCCACGGAGAACGTCGACGACGAGCACCCGCCGGCCGACGTGCAAAAGGGCGAGGCGTGGACCCGCAGCATCTACGAGGCGGCCACCAAGAGCCCCCTTTGGGCAAAGACCGCCATCTTCCTTGTCTGGGACGAATCGGGCGGCCTCTTCGATCACGTGCCGCCGCCGAAGGCCTGCCCGCCGAGCCCCGACCAGGCCGAGTTCAACCAGTTGGGGATTCGCGTGCCGCTCTTGGTGCTCTCGCCGTGGGCCAAGAAGCACTTCGTGTCGCACGAGCAGCACGAGCACACGTCGATCCTCCGCTTCATTGAGGCGCGCTGGGGCCTGCCGGCGCTGACGGCGCGTGACGCGAACAGCGACGCTCTGCTCGACATGTTCGACTTCTCGGGCGCTCCGATGCTCACGCCGCCGGCCGCTCCGGCGGCGGGCACGGGCGGCTGCAAGTAG
- a CDS encoding RNA polymerase sigma factor, with amino-acid sequence MDPSTASRAAIDAVFRIESGRLIAGLTRLVRDVGLAEELAQDALVAALEKWPTSGVPENPGAWLMTTAKNRALDQLRRRKRVERKHEELGPVTETTFDAEAAYEAKGDDVGDDLLRLVFISCHPVLSMDARVALTLRLLGGLTTDEIARAFLTPEATIAQRIVRAKRTLSEAKPPFEVPRGEELAARTSSVLGVLYLIFNEGYAATAGDDWVRPGLCEDAMRLGRVLAALMPGDPEVHGLLALMEIQASRARARVLPSGEPVLLLEQDRSKWDHVLIQRGLAALDRATALGGRGSYVLQGEIAACHGRARTAAETDWRRIADLYGELVKLTPSPVIELNRAVAIAMVDGPAAGLRRLDAIADEPALARYHLLPAVRGDLLTKVGRFVEAKAAFEKAASLTQNAKERALLSARAAACDGK; translated from the coding sequence GTGGACCCATCCACCGCGAGCCGGGCGGCCATCGATGCCGTCTTTCGGATCGAGTCCGGCCGCCTCATCGCGGGGCTGACGCGGCTCGTCCGCGACGTCGGCCTTGCCGAGGAGCTGGCGCAGGACGCGCTCGTCGCGGCGCTCGAGAAATGGCCGACGTCAGGCGTTCCCGAGAACCCGGGCGCGTGGCTCATGACGACGGCCAAAAACCGCGCCTTGGACCAGCTCCGAAGACGGAAGCGGGTTGAACGGAAGCACGAAGAGCTTGGCCCCGTGACCGAGACCACGTTCGACGCCGAGGCCGCCTATGAAGCCAAGGGCGATGACGTCGGCGACGATCTCCTGCGGCTCGTGTTCATCTCCTGCCACCCGGTTCTCTCGATGGATGCGCGCGTTGCGCTCACGCTGCGGTTGCTCGGTGGCCTCACGACCGACGAGATCGCGCGCGCGTTTCTCACCCCTGAGGCCACCATCGCGCAGCGCATCGTGCGGGCCAAGCGCACCCTGTCGGAGGCGAAGCCCCCGTTCGAGGTGCCGCGCGGTGAGGAGCTCGCCGCTCGCACGTCGTCGGTGCTCGGCGTCCTCTACCTCATCTTCAACGAAGGCTACGCGGCGACGGCGGGCGATGACTGGGTCAGGCCCGGCCTATGCGAGGACGCGATGCGACTGGGGCGCGTCCTGGCCGCGTTGATGCCAGGCGACCCGGAGGTGCATGGCCTCCTCGCGCTCATGGAGATCCAGGCTTCGCGAGCGCGAGCGCGCGTTCTGCCCAGCGGGGAGCCGGTTCTCCTGCTCGAGCAAGATCGGAGCAAGTGGGACCACGTCTTGATTCAACGCGGCCTCGCGGCGCTAGACCGCGCCACGGCCCTCGGTGGCCGAGGCTCCTATGTGCTCCAAGGCGAGATCGCAGCGTGTCACGGGCGCGCCCGCACGGCGGCCGAGACGGACTGGCGGAGGATCGCCGACCTCTACGGCGAGCTCGTGAAGCTCACGCCGTCGCCGGTCATCGAGCTCAACCGCGCGGTGGCCATCGCGATGGTCGACGGGCCCGCCGCGGGCCTGCGGCGCCTCGACGCGATCGCCGACGAGCCAGCCCTTGCGAGGTACCACCTGCTCCCCGCGGTGAGGGGGGATCTCCTCACCAAGGTGGGCCGCTTCGTGGAGGCAAAGGCGGCCTTCGAGAAGGCCGCCTCGCTGACGCAGAACGCGAAGGAGCGCGCGCTCCTGTCGGCGCGCGCCGCCGCGTGCGACGGGAAGTGA
- a CDS encoding SRPBCC domain-containing protein, with protein sequence MLAAQGTSTKLDKSVLTISFERRFATPREQVWDAWTKAEHIKHWWDPTGAPLRHCSVDLRPGGEFRFEHEDAAHGPPFAGVYRTLERPTKLVFEAMGALGTVLLESEGAATRMLVTIRCGSPAHFDQFVKLGVDVGTGRTLDNLVSYLKNVA encoded by the coding sequence ATGCTCGCTGCACAAGGAACAAGCACGAAGCTCGACAAGAGTGTGTTGACCATCTCGTTCGAACGACGGTTCGCGACGCCCCGCGAGCAGGTCTGGGACGCGTGGACGAAGGCGGAGCACATCAAACACTGGTGGGATCCCACCGGCGCGCCGCTCCGCCACTGCAGCGTCGACCTCCGGCCCGGGGGCGAGTTTCGCTTCGAGCACGAAGACGCGGCGCACGGCCCGCCCTTCGCGGGCGTGTACCGGACCCTCGAGCGTCCGACCAAGCTGGTCTTCGAGGCGATGGGCGCCTTGGGCACCGTGCTCCTCGAGTCGGAGGGCGCGGCGACGCGCATGCTGGTGACGATCCGGTGCGGGTCGCCGGCGCACTTCGACCAATTCGTGAAGCTCGGCGTCGACGTGGGAACGGGCCGAACGCTCGATAACCTCGTCTCTTACCTCAAAAACGTAGCCTAG
- a CDS encoding DUF808 domain-containing protein yields MAGTSLLALIDDIAALLDDVAVMTKVAAKKTAGVLGDDLALNAQQVTGVSADRELPVVWAVARGSLVNKVVLVPAALAISVFAPWAITPLLMLGGAFLCYEGFEKLAHKFLHPKGENDAHHDELTKAAFDPQVDMVAWEKKKVKGAVRTDFILSAEIIVISLGSVAAASCGKQVAVLSAIAIVMTVGVYGLVAAIVKLDDAGLWLLAQSSGPAKLLGRGLLAFAPWLMKALSVLGTAAMFLVGGGILVHGIPGMEGWLHALARGVGSTVGAIVNIVVDGVVGVVAGGVVLAVVTMFGKLRRAKVT; encoded by the coding sequence ATGGCCGGCACCAGCCTCCTCGCTCTCATCGACGACATCGCCGCCCTCCTGGACGACGTGGCCGTCATGACCAAGGTCGCCGCGAAGAAGACCGCCGGCGTCCTCGGCGACGACCTCGCCCTCAACGCCCAGCAGGTCACCGGCGTTTCGGCCGATCGGGAGCTGCCGGTGGTGTGGGCCGTGGCCCGCGGCTCGCTCGTAAACAAGGTGGTCCTCGTGCCGGCGGCCCTCGCCATCAGCGTCTTCGCGCCCTGGGCCATCACGCCGCTGCTCATGCTCGGCGGGGCGTTCCTCTGCTACGAGGGCTTCGAGAAGCTCGCCCATAAGTTTTTGCACCCGAAGGGCGAAAACGACGCGCATCACGACGAACTCACGAAGGCCGCCTTTGATCCGCAGGTCGACATGGTCGCGTGGGAGAAGAAGAAGGTGAAAGGCGCGGTGCGCACCGACTTCATCCTCTCCGCCGAAATCATCGTGATCTCGCTTGGTAGCGTGGCCGCCGCTAGCTGCGGAAAGCAGGTCGCCGTGCTGTCGGCCATCGCGATTGTGATGACGGTCGGCGTCTACGGTCTTGTTGCGGCCATCGTGAAACTGGACGACGCCGGGTTGTGGCTGCTCGCGCAGAGTAGCGGCCCCGCGAAGTTGCTCGGCCGCGGCCTGCTCGCCTTCGCGCCTTGGCTCATGAAGGCGCTCTCGGTCTTGGGCACCGCCGCCATGTTCCTCGTGGGCGGCGGCATCCTCGTGCACGGCATCCCCGGAATGGAGGGATGGCTCCATGCGCTCGCTCGGGGCGTCGGCTCGACGGTTGGGGCCATCGTCAACATCGTCGTCGACGGCGTGGTGGGTGTCGTCGCGGGCGGTGTCGTGCTCGCAGTGGTGACGATGTTCGGAAAGCTCCGCCGCGCGAAGGTCACCTAG
- a CDS encoding helix-turn-helix domain-containing protein, with translation MYRLSRPAGALAPHIEHYWHVRAPAGSDFDLTVDVYVDARADLIFNFGAPYTRTLVGARGRRIGHSNLDAQRLKPIRIRQRGDVEVCGVRFRTAGLMPFVSHDVAAWCGKVVPLASAFGPEALLLERALRAAGASIDEQAKLLDTFFLARLDLSATKRAVHRVKSEIEAHGGELTVGALCELAQTSARNLDRLFRRHMGFGPKTFSRVVRFQRALNRVKTDLSGTLAGVAAECGYYDQSHLVREFKLFAGTAPKHKAGYFPADAPVDFSPNLVRFVQDARSK, from the coding sequence GTGTATCGCCTTTCGCGGCCCGCCGGCGCCCTCGCGCCCCACATCGAACACTACTGGCACGTTCGTGCGCCAGCCGGTTCGGACTTCGACCTTACGGTCGACGTCTACGTCGATGCTCGCGCCGACCTGATCTTCAACTTTGGAGCGCCGTACACCCGAACGCTGGTCGGAGCCCGGGGGCGGCGCATCGGTCACTCAAACCTTGACGCGCAGCGGCTCAAGCCGATTCGCATAAGGCAACGAGGCGACGTCGAGGTGTGCGGTGTTCGCTTTCGTACCGCTGGGCTCATGCCATTCGTTTCGCACGACGTCGCCGCGTGGTGCGGGAAAGTGGTGCCGCTCGCGTCGGCCTTTGGTCCTGAAGCGCTGCTCCTTGAAAGAGCGCTTCGGGCCGCCGGTGCGAGTATCGACGAGCAGGCCAAACTCCTCGACACCTTCTTTCTCGCTCGCCTCGATCTGAGCGCCACCAAGCGCGCTGTTCACCGGGTGAAGTCCGAGATCGAGGCCCACGGCGGCGAACTCACGGTCGGCGCCTTGTGTGAGCTGGCCCAAACCTCCGCGCGAAATCTCGACCGACTCTTTCGGCGTCATATGGGCTTCGGCCCAAAGACGTTCTCGCGCGTGGTGCGCTTTCAGCGCGCGCTCAATCGCGTGAAGACCGATCTCTCAGGGACCCTCGCGGGCGTCGCCGCCGAGTGCGGCTATTACGACCAGTCGCATCTCGTGCGCGAGTTTAAGCTGTTCGCGGGGACGGCTCCCAAGCACAAGGCGGGGTACTTTCCCGCAGACGCGCCGGTGGACTTCAGCCCGAACCTTGTCCGGTTTGTACAAGACGCGCGGAGCAAATGA